The Microcaecilia unicolor chromosome 6, aMicUni1.1, whole genome shotgun sequence genome includes a window with the following:
- the CDC42EP4 gene encoding cdc42 effector protein 4, translating to MPILKQLVTNSASAKRRSRADLTAAMISAPLGDFRHTMHIGRSGDAFGDTSFLTTKPEEAEPEELGSKPGLLSRTFRSSKRSQSVTRSDKRDMLGSLRDSALFVKNAVSLPQLTEKEAEKGSRKLPKSLSSSPVKKTGDEKLEEKHMNGASAHGATPSLDPIVTEQDFGELTELPYTVPKNSYGMKHAESIMSFHVDLGPSMLGDILSIMDKTQWDQDEMDLGCPAYERGFERELSSRTTTPAHQPYTDHKPSVAPVMAFGEEMQAATYSPGSGRSTGSHLTKDSSSVSSCTSGSLEERHEVRSVRHMLSSTSGSNQLHDKDFSFMDEEDDEIRV from the coding sequence ATGCCAATTCTAAAGCAGCTGGTGACAAATTCGGCAAGTGCCAAACGCCGCTCAAGGGCAGACCTGACAGCAGCGATGATCAGTGCCCCCCTAGGGGACTTCCGCCACACTATGCACATAGGGAGGTCAGGAGATGCCTTCGGGGACACATCCTTCCTCACCACCAAGCCAGAGGAAGCGGAGCCTGAAGAGCTGGGTTCCAAGCCCGGCTTGCTGTCCCGAACATTTCGCAGCAGCAAGCGGTCTCAGTCAGTCACTCGCAGTGATAAGAGAGACATGCTGGGGTCCCTGAGGGACTCGGCTCTTTTTGTGAAGAATGCAGTTTCTCTTCCACAGCTCACTGAGAAAGAGGCGGAGAAAGGTTCCCGCAAGTTGCCTAAAAGCTTGTCCTCAAGTCCGGTCAAGAAAACTGGTGATGAGAAGTTGGAGGAAAAGCACATGAACGGTGCATCAGCCCATGGGGCAACACCCAGTCTGGACCCAATCGTGACTGAGCAGGACTTCGGGGAACTGACAGAGTTGCCTTACACTGTCCCTAAGAACAGCTATGGTATGAAGCATGCCGAATCCATCATGTCATTTCACGTTGACTTGGGACCTTCCATGCTTGGAGACATTTTGAGCATCATGGACAAAACCCAGTGGGACCAAGATGAGATGGACCTGGGCTGCCCTGCATATGAAAGAGGCTTTGAGAGAGAGCTGTCCAGCAGGACCACAACACCGGCCCATCAGCCGTACACTGATCACAAACCTTCTGTAGCACCGGTAATGGCATTTGGGGAAGAGATGCAAGCAGCTACTTACAGTCCAGGCTCTGGACGCAGCACTGGAAGTCACTTGACCAAGGACAGTAGCTCTGTGTCCAGCTGCACATCTGGGTCTCTGGAGGAAAGGCATGAGGTACGAAGCGTGAGGCACATGCTCAGCAGCACATCTGGATCCAACCAACTGCACGACAAAGACTTCTCCTTCATGGATGAGGAGGATGATGAAATCCGAGTGTAG